The Streptomyces sp. Je 1-332 genome has a window encoding:
- a CDS encoding FAD-dependent oxidoreductase — translation MGISGATGSTRRTFVAGAAAAGGVAALGAGALPAAADDRAPRADPAKTSVAVLGGGVAGLTAAHELAERGFAVTVYERRALGGKARSMDVPNSAKGNRRPLPSEHGFRFIPGIYHNLPDTMRRIPFPGNANGVWDNLAAPREMSFARTGREDIRMPIPWPGSEPERLSLDDIARALTALLDTAFNLPAHEVAYFVNRALVFLTSCDERRDDTWESTPWWEFVRAAKMSKDYQRILAIGVTRNIVATKAEEASTRTVGTLGEAFVFNALGQGADGPPDRLLDAPTNEAWIDPWVTHLTSLGVEFKVGWSVRQLGFAGGRITKAVIEDPDGVRRDITADQYVQAMPVEHARRTWSAELKAADPQLARCDKLETDWMTGIQFYLTERPPVVKGHFNLIDSPWSLTGIAQAGHWPDRDFPADYGDGVAVDCLSVDISEWDKPGILYGRTAKQCTRDEVAKEVWAQLKAALNDTGKVVLSDSKLHSWFLDPGVDGLGTPNPTNEDELLIHPVGTLHNRPSAVTKIPNLYLAGDYVAVPIDLATMEGANTSARQAVNALLERVGSDSEPCTVASLFRAPAIEILKRHDRTRYRLGLRNALDLG, via the coding sequence ATGGGGATTTCGGGCGCTACGGGCAGCACGAGACGGACGTTCGTCGCGGGGGCGGCCGCGGCGGGCGGCGTGGCGGCGCTGGGAGCGGGGGCGCTGCCGGCGGCAGCCGACGACCGCGCCCCGCGGGCGGACCCGGCGAAGACATCTGTGGCCGTGCTCGGGGGCGGCGTCGCGGGCCTGACCGCCGCGCACGAGCTGGCCGAGCGCGGCTTCGCCGTCACCGTCTACGAACGCAGGGCGCTGGGCGGCAAGGCCCGCAGCATGGACGTACCGAACAGCGCGAAGGGCAACCGCAGGCCGCTGCCCAGCGAGCACGGGTTCCGCTTCATCCCGGGGATCTACCACAACCTCCCGGACACGATGCGCCGCATCCCCTTCCCGGGGAACGCCAACGGCGTCTGGGACAACCTCGCGGCGCCCCGCGAGATGTCGTTCGCGCGCACCGGGCGCGAGGACATCCGGATGCCGATCCCGTGGCCGGGCAGCGAGCCGGAGAGGCTCAGCCTGGACGACATCGCGCGGGCGCTGACCGCGCTCCTCGACACCGCCTTCAACCTGCCCGCGCACGAGGTCGCGTATTTCGTGAACCGGGCCCTGGTCTTCCTCACCAGCTGCGACGAACGCCGGGACGACACCTGGGAGTCGACGCCGTGGTGGGAGTTCGTGCGCGCCGCGAAGATGTCCAAGGACTACCAGCGCATCCTCGCGATCGGCGTCACCCGCAACATCGTCGCCACCAAGGCCGAGGAGGCGAGCACCCGCACCGTCGGCACACTCGGCGAGGCCTTCGTCTTCAACGCGCTCGGCCAGGGCGCGGACGGCCCACCGGACCGGCTGCTCGACGCGCCGACGAACGAGGCGTGGATCGACCCCTGGGTGACCCATCTGACGTCTCTGGGAGTGGAGTTCAAGGTCGGCTGGAGCGTGCGCCAGTTGGGCTTCGCGGGCGGCCGCATCACCAAGGCCGTCATCGAGGACCCCGACGGCGTACGCCGTGACATCACCGCCGATCAGTACGTCCAGGCCATGCCGGTGGAGCACGCGCGCAGGACGTGGAGCGCGGAACTGAAGGCGGCCGACCCGCAGTTGGCACGCTGCGACAAACTGGAGACGGACTGGATGACAGGCATCCAGTTCTATCTGACGGAGCGTCCGCCGGTGGTGAAGGGCCACTTCAACCTCATCGACTCGCCCTGGTCCCTCACCGGCATCGCCCAGGCGGGCCACTGGCCGGACCGTGACTTCCCCGCCGACTACGGGGACGGCGTCGCGGTCGACTGCCTCTCCGTGGACATCTCCGAGTGGGACAAGCCGGGGATTCTCTACGGCAGGACGGCCAAGCAGTGCACGCGCGACGAGGTCGCCAAGGAGGTGTGGGCGCAGCTCAAGGCCGCGCTCAACGACACCGGCAAGGTGGTCCTGAGCGACAGCAAGCTGCACTCGTGGTTCCTGGACCCCGGGGTCGACGGCCTCGGGACGCCGAACCCGACCAACGAGGACGAGCTGCTCATCCACCCGGTCGGCACCCTGCACAACCGCCCGTCCGCCGTTACGAAGATCCCCAACCTCTATCTGGCGGGCGACTACGTGGCCGTACCGATCGACCTCGCGACGATGGAGGGCGCCAACACGTCCGCACGCCAGGCAGTGAACGCCCTTCTGGAGAGGGTCGGTTCGGATTCCGAGCCCTGCACAGTGGCCTCCCTGTTCCGCGCCCCCGCGATCGAGATCCTCAAGCGCCACGACCGCACCCGCTACCGGCTCGGCCTGCGCAACGCCCTGGATCTGGGCTGA
- a CDS encoding ATP-dependent DNA ligase — MDLPVMPPVKPMLAKPVARIPAGMQYEAKWDGFRAIVFRDGADLEIGSRTGKPLTRYFPELAAALLERLPARCVLDGEIVIARDGRLDFDALTERIHPAASRVRTLAERTPSSFVAFDLLALDDEALLDTPLTDRRARLTEALDGVSAPVHLAPATTDPELAQEWFEQYEGAGLDGVIAKPLDLRYRQNERLMFKIKHERTADCVVAGYRFHKSGPIVGSLLLGLHDESGTLQHVGVCAAFSMARRAALVDELEPLRMESPDGHPWAAWADEAAHETSRMPGAPSRWSGKKDLSWVPLRPESVCEVAYDHMENGQRFRHTARFRTWRPDRTPDSCTFAQLEEPVRYDLADVLR, encoded by the coding sequence ATGGATCTGCCGGTGATGCCCCCCGTCAAGCCCATGCTCGCCAAACCCGTGGCGAGGATCCCGGCTGGCATGCAGTACGAGGCCAAGTGGGACGGCTTCCGTGCGATCGTTTTCCGGGACGGGGCTGATCTGGAGATCGGCAGCCGTACGGGCAAGCCGCTGACCCGGTATTTCCCGGAGCTGGCCGCGGCCCTGCTGGAGCGCCTGCCCGCGCGCTGCGTCCTGGACGGCGAGATCGTGATCGCACGGGACGGGCGGCTCGACTTCGACGCCCTCACGGAGCGCATCCACCCCGCCGCGTCCCGGGTGCGCACGCTCGCCGAGCGGACCCCGTCCTCCTTCGTGGCCTTCGACCTGCTCGCCCTGGACGACGAGGCCCTCCTCGACACGCCCCTCACCGACCGCCGCGCACGGCTGACGGAGGCCCTGGACGGGGTGAGCGCCCCCGTCCACCTCGCGCCCGCCACCACGGACCCGGAGCTGGCCCAGGAGTGGTTCGAGCAGTACGAGGGCGCGGGCCTGGACGGCGTCATCGCCAAACCGCTCGACCTGCGCTATCGGCAGAACGAACGCCTCATGTTCAAGATCAAGCACGAGCGCACGGCGGACTGCGTGGTCGCGGGCTACCGCTTCCACAAGAGCGGCCCCATCGTCGGCTCGCTCCTGCTTGGCCTGCACGACGAGTCGGGCACCCTGCAGCACGTCGGGGTCTGCGCCGCGTTCTCCATGGCGCGCCGCGCGGCGCTGGTGGACGAGCTCGAACCGCTGCGGATGGAGTCGCCCGACGGCCATCCCTGGGCCGCCTGGGCGGACGAGGCCGCGCACGAGACGTCCCGGATGCCGGGGGCGCCGAGCCGCTGGTCGGGCAAGAAGGACCTCTCCTGGGTGCCGCTGCGCCCCGAGAGCGTCTGCGAGGTGGCCTACGACCACATGGAGAACGGGCAGCGCTTCCGGCACACCGCGCGCTTCCGCACCTGGCGGCCGGACCGCACCCCGGACAGCTGCACGTTCGCCCAGCTGGAGGAGCCGGTCCGCTACGACCTGGCGGACGTACTGCGCTGA
- the ligD gene encoding non-homologous end-joining DNA ligase, producing MGGKAVELDAGGRTVRLSSADKVVFPERGFTKLDVARYFLSVGDGIVRALRERPTTLQRFPDGVTGEFFYQKRVPKNHPDWIPTATIAFPSGRTADEMCPMEVAAVIWAAQFNTLTFHPWPVRRDDLDHPDELRIDLDPQPGTDYADAVRAAHELRALLDEFGVKGWPKTSGGRGLHVFVPIEPRWDFTGVRRAAIAVGRELERRMPDAVTTAWWKEERGAKIFVDYNQTARDRTIASAYSVRPRPHAPVSAPLRWDEVDDAVPEDFDIGTMPGRFAEVGDVHADMEKHAFSLESLLELAAQDERDHGLGDLPYPPEYPKMPGEPKRVQPSRARHDD from the coding sequence ATGGGTGGTAAAGCGGTCGAGCTCGACGCGGGCGGGCGGACGGTGCGGTTGTCCAGCGCGGACAAGGTCGTCTTTCCGGAGCGGGGCTTCACCAAGCTGGACGTGGCCCGGTACTTCCTCTCGGTCGGCGACGGGATCGTCCGCGCCCTGCGGGAGCGCCCCACCACGCTCCAGCGCTTCCCGGACGGCGTCACCGGCGAGTTCTTCTACCAGAAGCGCGTCCCCAAGAACCACCCCGACTGGATCCCCACGGCCACCATCGCCTTCCCCAGCGGCCGCACGGCCGACGAGATGTGCCCGATGGAAGTCGCCGCGGTCATCTGGGCCGCCCAGTTCAACACGCTGACCTTCCACCCCTGGCCGGTACGGCGCGACGACCTCGACCATCCCGACGAACTCCGCATCGACCTGGACCCGCAGCCCGGCACGGACTACGCGGACGCGGTGCGCGCGGCGCATGAACTGCGCGCACTGCTGGACGAGTTCGGAGTGAAGGGCTGGCCCAAGACGTCCGGCGGGCGCGGCCTGCACGTCTTCGTGCCGATCGAACCGCGGTGGGACTTCACCGGGGTGCGCCGGGCCGCGATCGCGGTCGGGCGCGAGCTGGAGCGCCGGATGCCGGACGCCGTCACGACCGCGTGGTGGAAGGAGGAGCGGGGAGCGAAGATCTTCGTCGACTACAACCAGACCGCCCGCGACCGCACCATCGCCTCCGCCTACTCCGTGCGCCCCCGGCCGCACGCCCCCGTGTCGGCCCCGCTGCGCTGGGACGAGGTCGACGACGCGGTGCCGGAGGACTTCGACATCGGCACGATGCCGGGGCGGTTCGCCGAGGTCGGCGACGTGCACGCGGACATGGAGAAGCACGCCTTCTCCCTGGAGTCACTCCTCGAACTCGCCGCCCAGGACGAACGGGACCACGGCCTCGGCGACCTGCCCTATCCGCCCGAGTACCCCAAGATGCCGGGCGAACCGAAGCGGGTGCAGCCGAGCCGGGCCAGGCACGACGACTGA
- a CDS encoding family 16 glycoside hydrolase: MTLPAVHKRRLWTALLASLLMVLGLTSTAASQPDNPGRAAAQTLTWTADNAIDKYASAPTTAVAGPTTIVFENSEATGNNTGMPHTLTFDVSDPEYNNDVPLNILANPNDDQGGKHTAEVTLTPGRYRYHCTIPGHGSMQGILVVTEGGGEDTTAPETAAKVEGQTNSDGAYVGSATVSVTATDEGSGVDKTEFAVGADGAWQPYTAPVVVDQVGTHKIRYRASDKAGNVAAEKAVDFTVVPPSSDDKTPPETSATVTGEKNDKGEYLGMATVTVTASDTGSGVNKIEYAVGDGGEWTAYTAPVMVHAAGAHKIRYRASDKAGNQAAEKSVEFTVVTPPVEDKTPPETSAKVEGDKNSDGAYVGKAKVTVAATDADSGVDKVEYSLDGGPYLAYADPVVVDRVGRHTVAYRASDKAGNTAEAKDVSFTVAEGGGVPSPNCAEYDERLTVIVGTVDTGIPNRVTNNRCRINEMIEDEKEWTSHALFLKHVKSVTDKLLKAGEIDQREYNKINKAAKQSGIGKPGQTEGYRKIFDGTQESLNKWEQVGGGKFGLNPDGSITSSTTVEGMGMLWFPERKYGDFSLKLQWRDDAPGNGNANGGAFVRFPQVHDHPEESRPEWVAIKYGHEVQMLDRPDGDMYKTGSIYGFDRVGLGGAGVTPKGTWNDYEIKVVDQHYSIYRNGVLINEFDNTGGQVFTPPRGDDPGTDGRRYSSGYVGLQVHGVTDVISYRDIRIKEL; this comes from the coding sequence ATGACGTTGCCCGCGGTACACAAGCGAAGACTCTGGACGGCGCTTCTCGCGTCGCTCCTGATGGTGCTCGGCCTGACCTCCACGGCGGCGAGCCAGCCCGACAACCCGGGCCGCGCCGCGGCCCAGACACTGACCTGGACCGCGGACAACGCGATCGACAAGTACGCCTCCGCGCCCACCACGGCGGTCGCGGGCCCGACGACGATCGTCTTCGAGAACAGTGAGGCGACCGGCAACAACACCGGCATGCCGCACACGCTGACGTTCGACGTCTCGGACCCCGAGTACAACAACGACGTACCGCTGAACATCCTGGCCAACCCGAACGACGACCAGGGCGGCAAGCACACGGCGGAGGTCACCCTCACGCCGGGCCGGTACCGCTACCACTGCACGATTCCCGGTCACGGGTCCATGCAGGGCATCCTCGTGGTGACCGAGGGCGGCGGCGAGGACACCACCGCTCCCGAGACGGCGGCCAAGGTCGAGGGGCAGACCAACTCCGATGGTGCGTACGTCGGTTCCGCCACCGTCTCGGTGACGGCGACCGATGAAGGTTCGGGCGTCGACAAGACCGAGTTCGCAGTCGGGGCGGACGGCGCCTGGCAGCCGTACACGGCCCCCGTGGTCGTCGACCAGGTCGGCACCCACAAGATCCGCTATCGCGCGAGCGACAAGGCGGGCAACGTGGCGGCGGAGAAGGCCGTCGACTTCACGGTGGTCCCGCCCTCGTCCGACGACAAGACGCCACCGGAGACCTCGGCGACGGTGACCGGTGAGAAGAACGACAAGGGCGAGTACCTCGGGATGGCGACCGTCACCGTGACGGCGTCCGACACCGGCTCCGGCGTCAACAAGATCGAGTACGCGGTCGGTGACGGCGGCGAGTGGACGGCGTACACCGCGCCGGTCATGGTCCACGCGGCGGGCGCGCACAAGATCCGCTACCGCGCGTCCGACAAGGCGGGGAACCAGGCGGCGGAGAAGTCCGTCGAGTTCACCGTGGTCACGCCGCCGGTCGAGGACAAGACGCCGCCGGAGACCTCCGCGAAGGTCGAGGGCGACAAGAACTCGGACGGCGCGTACGTCGGCAAGGCGAAGGTGACGGTCGCCGCGACCGACGCCGACTCCGGTGTCGACAAGGTCGAGTACTCCCTCGACGGCGGCCCGTACCTCGCCTACGCCGACCCGGTCGTCGTCGACCGCGTGGGCCGGCACACGGTGGCGTATCGCGCGAGCGACAAGGCGGGCAACACGGCGGAGGCGAAGGACGTGTCCTTCACCGTCGCCGAGGGCGGCGGCGTGCCGTCCCCCAACTGCGCCGAGTACGACGAGCGGTTGACGGTCATCGTCGGGACCGTCGACACCGGCATCCCGAACCGGGTCACCAACAACCGGTGCCGCATCAACGAGATGATCGAGGACGAGAAGGAGTGGACGTCCCACGCGCTCTTCCTGAAGCACGTCAAGAGCGTCACGGACAAGCTCCTCAAGGCCGGTGAGATCGACCAGCGCGAGTACAACAAGATCAACAAGGCCGCCAAGCAGTCCGGCATCGGCAAGCCGGGCCAGACCGAGGGCTACCGCAAGATCTTCGACGGCACCCAGGAGTCCTTGAACAAGTGGGAGCAGGTCGGCGGCGGCAAGTTCGGCCTGAACCCCGACGGTTCGATCACCAGCAGCACCACCGTCGAGGGCATGGGCATGCTGTGGTTCCCGGAGCGCAAGTACGGCGACTTCTCGCTGAAGCTCCAGTGGCGTGACGACGCGCCGGGCAACGGCAACGCCAACGGCGGCGCCTTCGTGCGCTTCCCGCAGGTCCACGACCACCCGGAGGAGTCGCGTCCGGAGTGGGTCGCCATCAAATACGGGCACGAGGTGCAGATGCTCGACCGGCCTGACGGCGACATGTACAAGACGGGGTCGATCTACGGCTTCGACCGGGTGGGGCTCGGCGGCGCCGGGGTCACCCCGAAGGGCACGTGGAACGACTACGAGATCAAGGTGGTGGACCAGCACTACTCGATCTACCGCAACGGCGTCCTGATCAACGAGTTCGACAACACGGGCGGCCAGGTCTTCACACCGCCGCGTGGCGACGACCCCGGCACGGACGGGCGGCGTTACTCGTCCGGCTACGTCGGGCTCCAGGTGCACGGGGTCACCGATGTGATCTCCTACCGGGACATCAGGATCAAGGAGCTGTAG
- a CDS encoding ThuA domain-containing protein, producing MVTGALSTQAATARPYPEPPLTTMSLPSPPGQANVRVLVFHGSAAGGDESPVVNAGIEAIEKIGQSGPAAQRFRIEATDDPAVFTNEAKLGKFNAVAFLTGGGDVLDAEQEAGLEAYMEAGGGFVGIHDAARAEPYSTWFTGLIGARPADSSPTNVQRATVEVGDRQNPATKDLPLEWKRPDQWLNWTKNPTGEVHTVARVRESTYQPGESKNGADHPVSWCRDYDGGRSFYTGMGGTAASYDETDFRQHLRGALLWTSRIARADCKSTITANYKASRLTQPNQPGQNDQIGEPHGLVTAPDGRVFYIGRGGADSSQPVITDWNNPDIGKGKGEIHVYDPETKKTTLAGALTIFGNKGGGDELIKVEEGLLGIELDPKFEQNGWVYLHYTPHSKINRETHMAERYVSRFTLDQSTNKLDLASEKVLLKWPVQIHSCCHAGGGMAWDSKNNLYIATGDNNSSQFSDGYSGNNPQPNFKGVSFADARRTAGNTNNLNGKILRIHPEDDGTYTLPSGNLFTGKEPDEGGGKTRGEIYVMGVRNPARISIDKKTDTLYAGWVGPDAGAPSTTWGPAKYDTFAAITHASNRGWPYCMGNNQPYRDRNLPDPTKPLGWYDCKNLRNESPNNDGLVNIPPAEPNNIWYSPQGGGVDYPRDANGVPSYKTEEQKTLLPWLKGGGQATMNGPVYRFDAANSSADKWPSYWDGKWFVGDFYDADQPRHAVVTDPKTVGSGGLPTHAESLKKIIPIGNDGIKNLMDWKFAPDGSLYVLDYGRGFFTSDSKSALWRVTYSGGEATPAAKDLARRAG from the coding sequence ATGGTCACCGGCGCGCTCTCCACACAGGCCGCCACCGCGCGGCCCTATCCCGAACCGCCGTTGACAACGATGTCCCTTCCCTCGCCGCCCGGCCAGGCGAACGTGCGCGTGCTCGTCTTCCACGGATCGGCCGCCGGTGGCGACGAGTCACCGGTCGTGAACGCCGGTATCGAAGCCATCGAGAAGATCGGCCAATCCGGGCCTGCCGCCCAGCGGTTCAGGATCGAGGCGACGGACGACCCAGCGGTCTTCACGAACGAGGCCAAGCTCGGCAAGTTCAACGCGGTCGCCTTCCTGACCGGCGGCGGCGACGTCCTGGACGCCGAGCAGGAAGCGGGCCTCGAGGCCTACATGGAGGCCGGCGGCGGCTTCGTCGGCATCCACGACGCGGCCCGCGCCGAGCCGTACTCGACCTGGTTCACCGGCCTGATCGGCGCCCGCCCCGCCGACTCCAGCCCGACGAACGTGCAGCGCGCCACCGTCGAGGTCGGCGACCGGCAGAATCCGGCCACCAAGGACCTGCCCCTGGAGTGGAAGCGCCCCGACCAGTGGCTCAACTGGACGAAGAACCCGACCGGCGAGGTCCACACCGTGGCCCGCGTACGCGAGTCGACGTACCAGCCGGGCGAGAGCAAGAACGGCGCCGACCACCCGGTCTCCTGGTGCCGTGACTACGACGGCGGGCGCTCCTTCTACACCGGGATGGGCGGCACGGCTGCCTCGTACGACGAGACGGACTTCCGTCAGCATCTGCGCGGCGCCCTGCTCTGGACGAGCCGCATCGCGCGCGCCGACTGCAAGTCGACCATCACCGCCAACTACAAGGCGTCGCGCCTGACCCAGCCCAACCAGCCGGGCCAGAACGACCAGATCGGCGAACCGCACGGCCTGGTCACGGCGCCCGACGGCCGTGTCTTCTACATCGGCCGCGGCGGCGCCGACTCCTCGCAGCCGGTCATCACCGACTGGAACAACCCGGACATCGGCAAGGGCAAGGGCGAGATCCACGTCTACGACCCCGAGACCAAGAAGACGACCCTCGCCGGAGCGCTGACGATCTTCGGCAACAAGGGCGGCGGCGATGAGCTGATCAAGGTCGAAGAGGGCCTGCTCGGCATCGAGTTGGACCCGAAGTTCGAGCAGAACGGCTGGGTGTATCTGCACTACACACCCCACTCGAAGATCAACCGTGAGACGCACATGGCCGAGCGCTACGTCTCCCGCTTCACGCTCGACCAGAGCACCAACAAACTGGACCTCGCGAGCGAGAAGGTCCTGCTCAAGTGGCCGGTGCAGATCCACAGCTGCTGCCACGCGGGTGGTGGCATGGCCTGGGACTCCAAGAACAACCTCTACATCGCGACCGGTGACAACAACTCCTCGCAGTTCAGCGATGGTTACTCGGGCAACAACCCGCAGCCCAACTTCAAGGGCGTCTCCTTCGCCGACGCGCGCCGCACGGCGGGCAACACGAACAACCTCAACGGCAAGATCCTGCGCATCCACCCGGAGGACGACGGGACCTACACGCTCCCCTCGGGCAACCTCTTCACCGGCAAGGAGCCGGACGAGGGCGGCGGCAAGACGCGCGGTGAGATCTATGTGATGGGCGTCAGGAACCCGGCGCGCATCTCCATCGACAAGAAGACCGACACGCTCTACGCGGGCTGGGTCGGTCCGGACGCCGGCGCGCCGTCGACGACGTGGGGCCCGGCGAAGTACGACACGTTCGCCGCGATCACTCACGCCTCCAACCGCGGCTGGCCGTACTGCATGGGCAACAACCAGCCCTACCGCGACCGCAATCTGCCGGACCCGACGAAGCCGCTGGGCTGGTACGACTGCAAGAACCTCAGGAACGAGTCGCCCAACAACGACGGCCTGGTGAACATCCCGCCGGCCGAGCCCAACAACATCTGGTACTCGCCGCAGGGCGGTGGCGTGGACTATCCGCGCGACGCGAACGGCGTCCCGAGCTACAAGACGGAGGAGCAGAAGACGCTCCTGCCGTGGCTCAAGGGCGGCGGCCAGGCCACGATGAACGGCCCGGTGTACCGCTTCGACGCCGCCAACTCCAGCGCGGACAAGTGGCCTTCGTACTGGGACGGCAAGTGGTTCGTCGGTGACTTCTACGACGCCGACCAGCCCCGGCACGCGGTCGTGACCGACCCCAAGACGGTCGGCAGCGGCGGCCTGCCCACACACGCCGAGTCCCTCAAGAAGATCATCCCGATCGGCAACGACGGCATCAAGAACCTCATGGACTGGAAGTTCGCCCCCGACGGTTCGCTCTATGTGCTCGACTACGGCCGCGGGTTCTTCACCTCGGACTCCAAGTCGGCGCTCTGGCGCGTCACTTACTCCGGCGGCGAGGCCACACCGGCCGCCAAGGACCTGGCAAGGAGGGCGGGATGA
- a CDS encoding multicopper oxidase domain-containing protein, whose amino-acid sequence MDRRSFNRRSFNRRMLVGGVAATAGVTSLSLATAPEASTAEGPKTAPAGGEVRRIKMYAEKLADGQMGYGLEKGKASIPGPLIELNEGDTLHIEFENLMDVDASLHVHGMDYEISSDGTRHTKSHVEPGGKRTYTWRTHAPGRRKDGTWRPGTAGYWHYHDHVVGTDHGTGGVRKGLYGALVVRRKGDLLPDKTFTIVFNDMTINNKAGHDSPNFEATVGDRVEFISITHGEYYHTFHVHGHRWADNRTGLLTGPDDPSQVLDDKITGPGDSFGFQVIAGEGVGAGAWMYHCHVQSHSDMGMAGYFLVKKADGTIPDYEPHHPPAAKKSGGSSDASGSKSGASGHDHG is encoded by the coding sequence ATGGACCGACGGAGCTTCAACCGACGGAGCTTCAACCGGCGGATGCTCGTGGGCGGTGTGGCCGCGACGGCCGGGGTGACATCGTTGTCGCTCGCCACCGCGCCCGAGGCGAGCACGGCCGAAGGACCGAAGACCGCGCCCGCGGGCGGAGAGGTCCGCCGCATCAAGATGTACGCCGAGAAGCTGGCGGACGGGCAGATGGGCTACGGCCTGGAGAAGGGCAAGGCGTCGATCCCCGGACCGCTCATCGAGCTGAACGAGGGCGACACCCTGCACATCGAGTTCGAGAACCTGATGGACGTCGACGCCAGCCTGCACGTCCACGGCATGGACTACGAGATCTCCAGCGACGGCACCAGACACACCAAGAGCCACGTCGAGCCGGGCGGCAAGCGGACCTACACCTGGCGCACGCACGCGCCGGGCCGCCGCAAGGACGGTACTTGGCGCCCTGGCACGGCGGGCTACTGGCACTACCACGACCACGTCGTCGGCACCGATCACGGAACGGGCGGCGTACGCAAGGGGCTCTACGGCGCGCTGGTCGTGCGCCGCAAGGGTGACCTGCTGCCGGACAAGACGTTCACGATCGTCTTCAACGACATGACGATCAACAACAAGGCAGGGCACGACAGCCCCAACTTCGAGGCCACGGTGGGTGATCGGGTCGAGTTCATCTCGATCACGCACGGCGAGTACTACCACACGTTCCACGTCCACGGTCACCGCTGGGCGGACAACCGCACGGGCCTCCTGACCGGCCCCGACGACCCGAGCCAGGTCCTCGACGACAAGATCACCGGGCCAGGTGACTCGTTCGGCTTCCAGGTCATCGCGGGGGAGGGGGTGGGGGCGGGCGCCTGGATGTACCACTGCCATGTGCAGAGCCACTCCGACATGGGGATGGCTGGTTACTTCCTGGTCAAGAAGGCGGACGGCACGATCCCGGACTACGAGCCGCACCATCCGCCGGCCGCGAAGAAGTCCGGCGGTTCCAGTGACGCTTCCGGTTCCAAGTCCGGCGCCTCCGGGCACGATCACGGCTAG